The Brassica oleracea var. oleracea cultivar TO1000 chromosome C7, BOL, whole genome shotgun sequence sequence AGCCTGACCAAACCACCCAAGCCAAATCAAATGGGTACGTTTTAGCTCCAGCCTCCACTCTCCATACTCCGCATGCGATGCCAATGTCCTCGGGTATTGTAGCGGTTGGTTCTGATATCTACAACATCGGATCTTCCTCCTCCTCTACAGTCTTGATTCTTGATTGTCGGTCTCACACGTGGCACGAGGGTCCAAGCTTGCGTGTCAAGCTACATACACTCTCTGCTAGCGCTGTTGATCGAAAGATATATGTAGCAGGAGTCCAATTCTACGCTTTGAAGAACTCATTCGAGGTGTTGGACACTCTAAAACCACAAGTTGTTTGGGATGATCATGTGCCGCCCATCAGCGAGACGACAACATGAGAAGCGCATGTCTTGACGGAAAGTTCCACGTGGCGACTAAAAACTATAAGGTGGTGTGTTACAACTCCTAGAAAGGTAAGTGGGATGATCTAGCCAGCATCAGAAAGATGACTTCCTTTTGGTTCAAAGATTGTTATTGCTTGATAGAGAATGTGTTGTACTCTGTTAACGACTGTACCTTCAGATGGTACGACACCGAGGTAAACATGTGGAGAGAGGTTTGAAGGAAAACTACCTAATTTTGATGGTAGCGTCTCTCTTACATTGGCTGATTATGGTGGCAAGATGGTTGTCCTGTAGGACCAGAATACTGGTAATCACAAAAGGAACAAAAGGAATAGGAAAAAAAAATGAAAGGGAATTAAATAAAAGGAAAATCTATTTCTCTCCTAATTTGTCAAGAAATAATTGTAGTCTTTTATTATTTAGATCTTAAGGTAACAAATATTCCTCGTAAATTGTGCAAATTATAAGGAATGCTAAAGAATTAGCTATTCCTACTCATTCTCTTGGTCAACCATTTGAAGCCTAAGATGATTTGGTGTGCTGTGATTATGCTTAAAAGGCCGAAAACTGGTGAAGTTTGGGGAGAAGCAGAGTGGTGTGACATTTACTTGTTTGATGAATGGCTTGAACGGTCATATACTTGTTGTCATCTTTTGATGAATTTACACATGAAAACATAATGATAACATTTACTTGGGTTTTCACTTCAAATAGAAACATCTTTTGAACAATAAGATATCAATCTAACCCAAAACAAATGTCAAACCTCTGCGGAAACTGTTTGAACAATACTTAAAACCTTTCTCTCTATCTCCACACAAATATGAAATATCGAAGGGGTCACGAGGGAAAACTGTACTTTCTCGAACCCTGAATTCACCCAACTCAAACCTGTTAAATTAAAATGAATTGTGTATCTCTCTCTCTCTCTACAAGTTTTGGTTTAGGCTTTGTGCCACATGTTGTCACCCAGATGAGCTGGATTTGCCTTCTTTCTCTGGAACTTGTGGCAAGAGGTTCAAGAAGCTTCCTTGGTGACTTGTGTTGCTGCTCGCTGATTCATCCTCTATCAAATGTTTTTTTTTTTTAAAACAATCTAGTTAAAAGCTTAATTTATATTATTAATAAAATTAGGTAAATCTTCAGCCAAATGAATTTACCAAAGAGGGATTTGATTGATGGCCGCTTTGGCTTTGTGCTCTTCTTCTTCAGCTCAGCTGCAAGTTACAACAACAGCAAACGTTTTAGATTACAAGTCGAGTCAGTTATGTAAAGTAAAATTTACCTATCCCTGATAACTGATCTTCCTCTACGATTTCAACGTTCTTGTATGTATAACCCACAAAGTTTATGTCTTTAGATGAGAGCATCTGGAGAGAAGCAAACAAAAAAAACAAAGACAAAGACAGTCTCATGTTAAGAATGCTAATAACAATATGCATGACTTCTTAGTTCATATAAAGTGAGACATGAAGTTGGGTACCTTTCTCCATGGACC is a genomic window containing:
- the LOC106302666 gene encoding F-box/kelch-repeat protein At5g51250-like, with translation MASPEKEKKTKPSPPDDLSLSCFARISRLYHPTLSLVSKSFSSFLASPELYKTRSLLGCTKTCLYVCFQSATKCSWFTLCRKPDQTTQAKSNGYVLAPASTLHTPHAMPMSSGIVAVGSDIYNIGSSSSSTVLILDCRSHTWHEGPSLRVKLHTLSASAVDRKIYVAGVQFYALKNSFEVLDTLKPQVVWDDHVPPISETTT